The Candidatus Manganitrophaceae bacterium genome segment GTCGAAGAACTAGACAAAGTGAATAAGCGGGTGGTAATGAGCTCCGGCGGACGAATGAGGGTTTTCCTCGAAAAAAGACTCAACGACGGTAAAGTAGAACTTGTAAAAATTGAGGAGGCGGTCAAGGCGTTTCAAGAAAGAAACGGCGCGATCAAGCTCGATGATCAATCCAAGGCAATCATCGATACCATCGGAAAGGTCAAAGGCCAGCTCATGGCGAAAGAGGTCGAGCTTCAGACCTTTCTCTCCTACGCGACCCCGAACAACCCACAGGCTGAGATATTAAAGTCCCAGATAGAGGAATTGAGGGGAAGCATGCAGGAGTTGGAAGAAGGGAAGCTGGGCGATCGACGTGCCTCCAAGGGGCTTTTTATACCGACCGCCAAGATGCCGGACCTTGCGCTCCAATACGCGCGCCTTTTAAGGGATATGAAGGTCCAGGAGACGTTGGATACCCTATTGACCCAGCAATATGAAATCTCGCGCATTCAAGAAGCCAAAGACAGCCCCACCGTGCAGGTGCTCGATATGGCCAAGGTGCCGGGAAAAAAAGTAAAACCGAAAAGAGCCCAAATCGTTCTCCTATCGGTTTTCTCTGCAACGTTTGCCGCGGTCCTCTTGGCATTGTTTATGGAATTTGTCGGACAAACGAAAACGCGACAGCCGGCTGATAAGCGTGATCTTGCGCTTAAAGTGGGTTGAGGAAAGGCCGGCGCATTCAGAACGGATACCGGTGGGAAGAAATAAAGAGGAATTCTTTTGCTTGTCGACGAAGGTCATCCGCGGGAGGCGAGATATCGATGGAATCCAGGGAAAATAAAATACTGAAGGGAAGGTCGATCCTGATTACCGGCGGGACCGGTTCATTTGCGAAGAAGTTCGTTGAAACCATCTTGCTGAAGCACCCGGAAATCGAGCGTCTGGTGATCTACTCACGCGACGAGCAGAAACAGTATGAGATGGCCCAACAATGGCCGGAGAGCGTTTATCGTCAGATCCGTTTCTTCATCGGCGACGTGCGCGATAAGGAGCGGTTGTCCCGGTCGATGGAAGGAATCGATATCGTCATCCATGCGGCCGCGCTGAAGCAGGTTCCCGCAGCGGAATATAATCCTTTTGAAGCGATCAAGACCAACGTCTTCGGCGCGCAAAACGTGATCGATGCCTGCATCGAGAAGGGGGTCAAGCACGTTGTCGCCCTGAGCACCGACAAGGCCGCGGCGCCGATCAACCTTTACGGCGCGACGAAGCTCTGCTCCGACAAGCTCTTCGTCGCAGCAAATAACTTCAAAGGAAAACACGATATCAAGTTTTCGGTGGTTCGTTATGGGAACGTGATGGGAAGCCGTGGGAGTGTCATCCCTTTCTTCTTGGAAAAACGGAAGGACAGCATCCTGCCGATCACCGACGACCGGATGACCCGGTTCAATATCGTCCTTGAAGAAGGGGTCAAGCTGGTTCTCTACGCGCTTCAAAATATGTGGGGAGGAGAGATCTTCGTTCCTAAAATACCGAGCTATCGGATTACCGACGTTGCGGAAGCGATCGCTCCAGACGCCGAAAAAAGAATGACGGGGATCCGGCCGGGAGAAAAACTTCATGAGGAAATGATTACCGAATACGACGCTTTGAATACCATTGAGTTCGACAAATATTTTGTCATCCTTCCCTCTCTCCCCTTATGGAATATCAATGATTTCATGCGGAAGTTTGGTGGGAAACCCTGTCCGCCCGGTTTCAGATATCAGAGCGGAACCAATCCGGAGTGGTTGACCGTCGAGCAGATCCGAACACTGATCAGATCGCATGTCGATTCCAGCTTTACCGTTTAAGGGAGGAAGCGTGCGTTCAATTTC includes the following:
- a CDS encoding lipopolysaccharide biosynthesis protein, producing MNEDTINLLDCWKALVKRKWLIGFIVGAAAIASVILSLLLPKIYAATTSILPPQQEGSVGMTGMGASQLPGGIGGLAGGFLGLKSPADLWVGILKSQTVRDGIIQRFDLMNAFKAQTIEDARGALNAMVVITKSKEDIISITVEDKDPQQAALLANAFVEELDKVNKRVVMSSGGRMRVFLEKRLNDGKVELVKIEEAVKAFQERNGAIKLDDQSKAIIDTIGKVKGQLMAKEVELQTFLSYATPNNPQAEILKSQIEELRGSMQELEEGKLGDRRASKGLFIPTAKMPDLALQYARLLRDMKVQETLDTLLTQQYEISRIQEAKDSPTVQVLDMAKVPGKKVKPKRAQIVLLSVFSATFAAVLLALFMEFVGQTKTRQPADKRDLALKVG
- the pseB gene encoding UDP-N-acetylglucosamine 4,6-dehydratase (inverting), coding for MLKGRSILITGGTGSFAKKFVETILLKHPEIERLVIYSRDEQKQYEMAQQWPESVYRQIRFFIGDVRDKERLSRSMEGIDIVIHAAALKQVPAAEYNPFEAIKTNVFGAQNVIDACIEKGVKHVVALSTDKAAAPINLYGATKLCSDKLFVAANNFKGKHDIKFSVVRYGNVMGSRGSVIPFFLEKRKDSILPITDDRMTRFNIVLEEGVKLVLYALQNMWGGEIFVPKIPSYRITDVAEAIAPDAEKRMTGIRPGEKLHEEMITEYDALNTIEFDKYFVILPSLPLWNINDFMRKFGGKPCPPGFRYQSGTNPEWLTVEQIRTLIRSHVDSSFTV